The following coding sequences are from one Diospyros lotus cultivar Yz01 chromosome 7, ASM1463336v1, whole genome shotgun sequence window:
- the LOC127806487 gene encoding protein GLUTAMINE DUMPER 3: MMTAVNSNSHPPTASPPVPRSPWHSPVPYLFGGLAAMLGLIAFALLILACSYWRLSGFLDGDSSSSSAERDVELGEAGSDVKPITPPVFEEKILVIMAGQEKPTFLATPISSRASSFASNSSGGGEMAGKDEAPPEKPKLGSGDQEQARGMENQIRCRD, from the coding sequence ATGATGACTGCGGTGAATTCCAATTCCCACCCACCAACGGCGTCGCCGCCGGTGCCACGGTCGCCTTGGCACTCGCCGGTGCCGTACCTCTTCGGGGGGCTGGCCGCTATGCTCGGCCTCATCGCCTTCGCCCTCCTCATCCTCGCCTGCTCCTACTGGCGCCTCTCCGGCTTCCTCGATGGCGACTCCTCCTCTTCCTCCGCAGAACGCGACGTCGAGCTCGGCGAAGCTGGTTCCGATGTCAAGCCAATAACGCCCCCGGTTTTCGAAGAGAAGATTCTGGTCATAATGGCCGGCCAAGAGAAGCCAACGTTCTTGGCCACGCCCATTTCGAGTCGAGCCTCTTCCTTCGCAAGTAACAGCTCCGGCGGCGGTGAAATGGCCGGGAAAGACGAGGCTCCACCGGAGAAACCAAAGCTGGGGAGCGGTGATCAAGAACAAGCTCGGGGTATGGAGAATCAGATCAGGTGCCgtgattag